In Candidatus Brocadiaceae bacterium, the genomic stretch CCGAATCGAGCGGATCAGACGCCGAAGGTCCAGCGCGCACAGGGCGTCGCGCACGAACAGCGGCGTCCAGCGGCCCAGGCGCACGGCGCGGTGCACGCCGTCCATGAGCAGTTCCGGGGGACGGTCGTCCGGGGGGCGGCGCACCAGGACGTCGCGCGCGTGCAGGCCGGGGCGGATGTAGCCGGCCGCGTGGAAGCGGCGAACCAGGTGTGCGAGGGCGCGGGTCAGGGCGTCCTTCTGCCGGCGCGTGGCCGCCGCGCAGCCGGGCCGGCCGCGGCCGGCCAGCCCGTCGCTCAGTGGGACGGCGCCCTCGACCTCCTCGCAGAGCAGGAACTCGCGGCGCCGCGAGCCGCCGGCGATACGGCAGACCGGGAACGGCGCCGGCACGCCGCGCTGCCGCAGGCCCAGCAGGTTGTGCCAGACGCGCCGAGCGCGCGAGAGGCCTAGCAGCGACCGGAGCCGCGCGCCGAGCCGCCCCCGCGTCCGGAAGCGCGTGACGGTCAGGCGCCCGCCCGCGCCGTCCGGCACGGAGTTGACGACGCGTGACCGACGCCTCTGAAGTCGGACGGCCTCCGGTCCGGAGGCCATCCGGCGGGGGTCGCACAGCCGGGTGAACAGGTCCGGATCGCTCCAGACGGTGGCGATGCGGCCGTGCCAGGCGCCGAGCCGGAAGGGCCACGTGCAGGGCGTCTTCAGGAGGCCGGGGCGGCCGCGGCACGCGCCGCCGCCGTCGAGGACCTCCAGGCAGGCGCGGATGACGTCGGGGACGGCGATGGCCTGCATGCAGCGGGGGTGCGGGCAGCGGCGGCGCGTGCACGGGCGGCATTCGACGTCGGCGGTGACGACGATGCTGCGGCTGGTGAAGGGACCGGTCTGGACGGCGTCCTTCGGGCCGAAGAGGGCGACGACGGGCACGCCGAGCGCGCCGGCCATGTGCATGGGGCCGGTATCGCCGCCGATGAACAGGTCGGCGCGGGCCAGCAGGGCGGTCAGTTCGGCCAGGTTGGCGGTGGGCGGGGCGTTGACGGCCGGGCAGCGCATGTGGTGCACCAGTTCCTCGGCCACCTGGCGGTCTTCGGGGCCGTAGCTGACGACCACGTCGGCGCCGCGCCGTTCGATGAGGGCGTCGGCGACGCGGGCATAGCGGGCGGGGTCCCAGCGCTTGAAGGCGGCGAAGCGGCTGGTGCCGGGGTGGATGACCACCAGCGGCCCGCTGCCGAGGCGGCCGTTCAGCCCGGCGTCGACGGTGCGGCGCGCGGCCGGATCGACGGGCAGCACGGGGTCGGCGTACTCCGAGCGGATGCCGAGGGGCGCCAGCAGGGCGATGTCGCGCTCGATGCGGTGCACGCCGCCGCGCGGGGCGTGCACGCGCCGGTTCTGCACGAGCCAGTTGAACTCGCGGCTGATGCCGCGGTCGAAGCCGATTCGAAGCGGTGCGCCGGCGGCCCGCACGAGCCACGCGCTCTTGAGGCTGCTCTGGAAGTCCACGGAGGCGTCCAGGCGGCCCTCCCGCAGTCGGCGGGCGAGGCGGCGCATTTCCCGGCTCACGGCGTACCAGCGGAAGGGGTTGGCCAGCATGCGGCCCCAGGCCGTGCGGGGGATCAGGATAAGTTCATCGATGAACGGGTGCCCGCGCAGCAGCCCGGCGAAGCGTTCTTCGACCGCCCAGGCGATGTGGGCGTCGGGCCGGGCGCGGCGCAGCAGGCTGAGGGCGTTGAGCGCGTGCACGACGTCGCCGAGTCCGCTGAGGCGGATGCAGAGGATCCGGCCGCCGCTCTGCCGTTCGCATATGGTCATGAGCCGCCCGAGGACGAAGGCTGTGACGAGGCACGGGCTTCCGCTCTGAGCGCCTGCTGCACCCTGCGCGTTCGGGCCGCCAGGCCTGTGAAGGTCAGGTCGGTCTGGCCGGCCACGATGGTGTCCAGACGGTCGTTCAGCGGCGCGGTCCAGTGCCCGGGTATGGCCGAGGCGCCGAGCATGGCGCCCATGACGGAGCCGACGGTCGCGCCGTTGCAGTCGGTGTCGAGCCCGGCCATGACGGCCAGGGACACGGCGCGGGAGAAATCGCCCTCGCCCCAGAGCAGGGCCATCGCCACGATGGCCGCGTTGTTGATCGTGTGCACGCGGTGATAGCGGCCGAACTCCTCCAGGATGCGGTCGGTGGCCTGTTCGGCGCTCAGGCCGTCGTCGCGCCACCGAAGGACGCGGCCGATGGCCTCGCTGAGGCGCGAGCGGGCGGGGATTTCGGACAGGCCGAAGCGCACGACGCGGGCCGGGTCGTCGGTGGCGAACGCCGAGGCGACCATGGCGGCCACCCACATGGCGCCGTAGAGGCCGTTCTTCACGTGGCTGATGCACGCGTCCTTGTACGCCAGGCCGGCGGCCTCTTCGGGCCGGGCGGGGCAGGCATAGCCGAAGGCGTCGGCGCGGATCTGGGCGCCGATCCACTCCCTGCAGGGGTTGCGGTGCGTGGCGCTCTGGGGCGGCCAGCGTCCGGCGACGAAGTTCGCGTAGGCGGCCCGTTCGGCCGTGTAGGTGCAGGCATAGGGCAGGTGGCGGAGCCAGGATTCGGCGACGTGGCGGGGCGTGAAGTCGCGGCCATTCCGCTCCAGTATGCAGAGGTTGACGACGGTGTAGTCCATGTCGTCGTCGCGGAGGGCGCGGTCGAAGTTGCCGCGCAGGGCCGGGCGCTGATCCTCGGGCACGAGCCGGCCGCCCGCACCGGCGGCGGCGTCGGGCAGGTAGTCGGTCAGGTCGGCCAAACCGATGCCGGCCATCAGGTCCAGGATTCGCTCGCGCTGCCAGCCCTCAACGGGCTTGCCGAGCATGCAGCCGGCGGCGCGGCCGAGCCAGGCGCCGAGGGTCCGGTCCTCCAGGATGTCGTCCGGCAGGGGCACGGCGATGCGCCTGGGGCCGTCCGGGCGGCGGGCGCGGATTGCGGCCAGGTCGTCCGGCTCCTCGTAGGGGAAGCCGTCCGGAGGCGCCAGGCGGCTGAGCGCCTCGCAGAGGCTGCGTGCGCGTTGGAGCCTGT encodes the following:
- a CDS encoding ADP-ribosylglycohydrolase family protein, which encodes MADTVEGLLAFAREEMRQLSDEGCDTWELERRADLIERDSAPDRLQRARSLCEALSRLAPPDGFPYEEPDDLAAIRARRPDGPRRIAVPLPDDILEDRTLGAWLGRAAGCMLGKPVEGWQRERILDLMAGIGLADLTDYLPDAAAGAGGRLVPEDQRPALRGNFDRALRDDDMDYTVVNLCILERNGRDFTPRHVAESWLRHLPYACTYTAERAAYANFVAGRWPPQSATHRNPCREWIGAQIRADAFGYACPARPEEAAGLAYKDACISHVKNGLYGAMWVAAMVASAFATDDPARVVRFGLSEIPARSRLSEAIGRVLRWRDDGLSAEQATDRILEEFGRYHRVHTINNAAIVAMALLWGEGDFSRAVSLAVMAGLDTDCNGATVGSVMGAMLGASAIPGHWTAPLNDRLDTIVAGQTDLTFTGLAARTRRVQQALRAEARASSQPSSSGGS